A stretch of Geomonas oryzisoli DNA encodes these proteins:
- the tgt gene encoding tRNA guanosine(34) transglycosylase Tgt, whose translation MIYKLLKKDPKSGARRGVVTTAHGEIQTPIFMPVATHAAMKAMTPAQVKETGAQIILSNTYHLHLHPGEALVQKAGGLHKFMCWDGPILTDSGGFQVFSLPKKRITEEGVFFRHEDTGEEIFLDPAKAIAIQEALGADIIMNFDECIPYPCDKAYAERSTEKTIRWAKQCIDAHSRENQYLFGIVQGSVFEDLRKRCAKALVKMDFPGYAIGGVSVGEGLELLKQVVGYTAPHLPEDKPRYLMGVGLPEDILESVERGIDMFDCVIPTRYARSATLFTNRGRIRLTNKNYRRDFYPVEPNCTCYTCRNFTRAYLHHLFTSNEVLSAILASIHNVHFYLNMMAEIRTSIEEGRFVEYKQQFLAAYMKGNK comes from the coding sequence ATGATTTATAAACTGCTCAAGAAGGACCCCAAGTCCGGAGCGCGCCGCGGCGTGGTTACCACCGCCCACGGCGAGATCCAGACCCCGATATTCATGCCGGTGGCCACCCATGCCGCCATGAAGGCGATGACGCCGGCACAGGTCAAGGAGACCGGCGCCCAAATCATCCTCTCCAACACCTACCACCTGCACCTGCACCCCGGCGAGGCCCTGGTGCAGAAGGCGGGCGGGCTGCACAAGTTCATGTGCTGGGACGGCCCCATCCTGACAGACTCCGGCGGGTTCCAGGTCTTTTCGCTCCCGAAAAAGCGCATCACCGAGGAGGGCGTCTTCTTCCGCCACGAGGACACCGGCGAGGAGATCTTCCTCGACCCGGCCAAGGCGATCGCCATCCAGGAGGCCCTGGGCGCCGACATCATCATGAACTTCGACGAGTGCATCCCCTACCCCTGCGACAAGGCGTACGCGGAGCGCTCCACCGAGAAGACCATCCGCTGGGCCAAGCAGTGCATCGACGCGCACTCGCGCGAGAACCAGTACCTGTTCGGCATCGTGCAGGGGAGCGTGTTCGAGGACCTGAGGAAGCGCTGCGCCAAGGCGCTGGTGAAGATGGACTTCCCCGGCTACGCCATCGGCGGGGTTTCCGTGGGTGAAGGGCTCGAGCTTTTGAAGCAGGTGGTCGGCTACACCGCACCGCACCTCCCCGAGGACAAGCCGCGCTACCTGATGGGGGTGGGGCTTCCCGAGGACATCCTGGAGAGCGTCGAGCGCGGCATCGACATGTTCGACTGCGTCATCCCGACCCGGTACGCGAGGAGTGCGACCCTGTTCACCAACCGCGGCCGCATCCGGCTCACCAACAAGAACTACCGGCGCGACTTCTACCCGGTCGAGCCCAACTGCACCTGCTACACCTGCCGCAACTTCACCAGGGCGTACCTGCACCACCTGTTCACCTCGAACGAGGTGCTGTCGGCGATCCTGGCCAGCATCCACAACGTGCACTTCTACCTGAATATGATGGCCGAGATCAGGACCTCCATCGAAGAGGGGCGCTTCGTCGAATACAAGCAGCAGTTCCTTGCCGCCTATATGAAGGGGAATAAGTGA
- a CDS encoding succinate dehydrogenase cytochrome b subunit, translating to MRILSSSVGRKILMSITGQLLIIFILIHLIGNSTIFFGPNGINAYAEHLHSLPPLVWAFRLFMLAAIAIHICYGVTLTLENKAANPGAYAVKRNLKASFASENMIWTGLLVLGFILYHLLQFTIHGTPDVVVGLDSANRPDVFRMVVTSFGNALISLAYMFAMLMLFLHLSHGIPSFLQTMGWNNEKTIPAFGTGGKVISAILMLAYISIPAVILAGLLKL from the coding sequence ATGCGAATCTTATCTAGCTCTGTGGGAAGAAAGATCCTGATGTCCATCACGGGTCAGCTCCTGATCATCTTCATCCTGATACACCTGATCGGAAACTCCACCATCTTCTTTGGCCCCAACGGCATCAACGCTTATGCTGAGCACCTGCATAGCCTGCCGCCGCTGGTCTGGGCCTTCCGCCTGTTCATGCTGGCAGCCATCGCCATCCACATCTGCTACGGCGTTACGCTGACCCTGGAGAACAAGGCCGCCAACCCGGGCGCTTACGCAGTGAAGAGGAACCTGAAGGCGAGCTTCGCCTCCGAGAACATGATCTGGACCGGTCTGCTGGTCCTGGGCTTCATCCTGTACCACCTGCTCCAGTTCACCATTCACGGGACCCCCGACGTCGTGGTCGGCCTCGACTCCGCCAACCGTCCGGACGTGTTCAGGATGGTGGTGACCAGCTTCGGCAACGCGCTGATCTCCCTGGCCTACATGTTCGCGATGCTGATGCTGTTCCTGCACCTCTCCCACGGCATCCCGAGCTTCCTGCAGACCATGGGGTGGAACAACGAGAAGACCATCCCGGCCTTCGGTACCGGTGGCAAGGTCATCTCCGCCATCCTCATGCTTGCTTACATCTCGATTCCTGCGGTCATCCTGGCCGGCTTATTGAAACTTTAG
- the mazG gene encoding nucleoside triphosphate pyrophosphohydrolase yields MSTETTQDRFDRLMEIMRKLRAPGGCPWDAEQSHESLKRYLLEESYEVIEAIDAKDDALLKEELGDLILQPVFHAAVAEERGAFTMDQVLDAINDKLVRRHPHVFGDQVIENSAAQVENWEKIKKTEKGDERKSALSGIPPHLPALMKAQKITEKAARVGFDWEHTDQVFAKVMEELHEFQEAMAAGDQQEMEAELGDLIFAIVNLGRFLSLDPEEALRKTIQRFTRRFSHVEETLHGRGRKLQDATLEEMDLIWEEAKKLEKGSI; encoded by the coding sequence ATGTCCACAGAAACCACCCAAGACCGCTTCGACCGCCTCATGGAGATCATGCGCAAACTGCGCGCGCCGGGGGGGTGCCCCTGGGACGCCGAACAGAGCCACGAGTCGCTCAAACGCTACCTTCTGGAAGAGTCCTACGAGGTGATCGAGGCCATCGATGCCAAGGATGACGCGCTCCTCAAGGAAGAACTCGGGGACCTCATCCTGCAGCCGGTCTTTCACGCCGCGGTGGCCGAGGAGCGCGGGGCCTTCACCATGGACCAGGTGCTGGATGCCATCAACGACAAGCTGGTGCGGCGCCACCCCCACGTTTTCGGGGACCAGGTGATTGAAAACAGCGCGGCACAGGTGGAGAACTGGGAGAAGATCAAGAAAACGGAGAAGGGGGACGAGCGCAAGTCGGCGCTTTCGGGCATCCCGCCGCACCTCCCAGCCCTCATGAAGGCGCAGAAGATCACGGAAAAAGCGGCCCGCGTCGGTTTCGACTGGGAACACACCGACCAAGTGTTCGCCAAGGTGATGGAGGAGTTGCACGAATTTCAGGAGGCGATGGCCGCCGGGGACCAGCAGGAGATGGAGGCCGAACTGGGCGATCTCATCTTCGCCATCGTCAACCTGGGACGCTTCCTGTCGCTCGACCCGGAGGAAGCCCTCAGAAAGACCATCCAGCGCTTCACCCGGCGTTTCAGTCACGTCGAGGAGACCCTGCACGGCCGCGGTCGCAAGCTGCAGGATGCCACCCTCGAGGAGATGGATCTCATTTGGGAAGAGGCCAAGAAATTAGAGAAAGGTTCAATCTAA
- the murJ gene encoding murein biosynthesis integral membrane protein MurJ — protein sequence MSEKKNIARAAGVLGAATMLSRIMGMIRDMVVSRLFGAGLYTDAFFAAFQIPNMLRRFFAEGALTSAFVPTFSEWHTNKGEEETRALANVCFTALTMVMAAITVVGIIFSPQLVHLMFPGFSSNPEKLSVTILLNRLMFPYIFFVSLVALCMGILNTLRHFFTPAISTVFLNISMILAALLLHDRFQVPIVSLAIGVLIGGVLQLLLQLPVLSRMGFPLRPNFNLDHPALKRITLLMGPSVFGVGVYYLNITVGSILASMLPEGSVSYLYYAQRLFEFPQGIFTVSVAQAVLPSMSRQAATGDMDALKESLSYGVRLTLFITIPAMVGLIFCATPIFSLLFMGGAFDYAKAVNCGVALLYYSLGLSFVALVRVLVPAFYALKDTRTPVVTAFAAFLLNLLFSLLLMGPMKHGGLALASSLSALGNMLLLLWFLRKKIGPFGGRAISVAGVKGIIASIPMAVVVYWIMRLIDWSPAGKRLLKGGVLGGAVLAGMAIFLVSAHLLRCEEAGDVIGLAKRKLLKK from the coding sequence TTGTCTGAAAAGAAGAACATAGCCCGCGCCGCAGGCGTTTTGGGCGCCGCCACCATGCTGTCGCGCATCATGGGCATGATCCGCGACATGGTGGTATCCCGCCTCTTCGGCGCCGGCCTCTACACGGACGCGTTCTTCGCGGCCTTCCAGATCCCCAACATGCTGCGCCGCTTCTTCGCCGAGGGGGCACTTACCTCCGCCTTCGTTCCCACCTTCTCCGAATGGCACACCAACAAGGGGGAGGAAGAGACCCGGGCGCTGGCCAACGTCTGCTTCACCGCCCTCACCATGGTCATGGCCGCCATCACCGTGGTGGGCATCATCTTCTCGCCCCAACTCGTGCACCTGATGTTTCCCGGCTTCTCCTCCAACCCGGAGAAGCTGTCGGTGACCATCCTTTTGAACAGGCTCATGTTCCCCTATATCTTCTTCGTGAGCCTGGTCGCCCTGTGCATGGGGATACTGAACACGTTGCGCCACTTCTTCACCCCGGCCATCTCCACGGTGTTCCTGAACATCTCCATGATCCTGGCCGCGCTGCTGCTGCACGACCGGTTCCAGGTTCCCATCGTCTCCCTGGCAATCGGGGTGCTGATCGGCGGCGTGCTGCAACTGCTCCTGCAACTGCCGGTGCTGTCCCGGATGGGATTCCCGCTCAGGCCCAACTTCAACCTGGATCACCCGGCCCTGAAGAGGATCACGCTGCTCATGGGCCCCTCCGTGTTCGGGGTAGGGGTCTACTACCTCAACATAACGGTCGGCTCGATCCTGGCGTCCATGCTCCCCGAGGGAAGCGTTTCCTACCTCTATTACGCGCAGCGGCTCTTCGAGTTCCCCCAGGGGATCTTCACCGTGTCGGTCGCCCAGGCGGTGCTCCCCTCCATGAGCCGGCAGGCGGCGACGGGGGACATGGATGCGCTCAAGGAATCGCTTTCCTACGGCGTCCGGCTCACCCTGTTCATCACCATCCCCGCCATGGTCGGGCTCATCTTCTGCGCCACCCCCATCTTCTCGCTGCTGTTCATGGGCGGCGCCTTCGACTACGCCAAGGCGGTGAACTGCGGCGTCGCCCTCTTGTACTACTCCCTGGGGCTCTCCTTCGTGGCGCTGGTGCGCGTGCTGGTCCCGGCGTTCTACGCCCTCAAAGACACCAGGACCCCCGTGGTTACGGCCTTCGCCGCTTTCCTGCTGAACCTCCTGTTCAGCCTGCTGTTGATGGGGCCGATGAAGCACGGCGGGCTGGCGCTGGCCTCGTCTCTTTCCGCCTTGGGCAACATGCTGCTCCTGCTCTGGTTTTTGCGAAAGAAGATCGGTCCCTTCGGCGGCAGGGCCATCTCCGTTGCCGGAGTGAAAGGGATCATCGCCTCCATCCCGATGGCAGTGGTGGTCTATTGGATCATGCGTCTCATCGACTGGTCGCCGGCCGGGAAGCGGCTGCTCAAAGGCGGCGTGCTGGGGGGGGCGGTGCTGGCGGGGATGGCCATCTTCCTCGTGTCGGCGCACCTGCTGCGCTGCGAGGAGGCCGGAGATGTGATCGGTCTCGCCAAGAGAAAGCTGCTGAAAAAATAG
- a CDS encoding fumarate reductase/succinate dehydrogenase flavoprotein subunit, giving the protein MILDGKCPKGPIQTSWDRHRFDLKLVNPANKRKYKVLVVGTGLAGGAAAASLGELGYNVEAFCYQDSARRAHSIAAQGGINAAKNYPNDGDSIYRLFYDTIKGGDFRAREADVWRLAQVSNNIIDQCVAQGVPFARDYAGYLDNRSFGGAQVSRTFYARGQTGQQLLLGAYSALSRQVKAGTVKLFARTEMLDLVVVDGEAKGITVRDLITGEIRTHVGDAVVLATGGYVNVFYLSTNAMGCSVTANWRAHKKGAFFANPCYTQIHPTCIPQSGDHQSKLTLMSESLRNDGRCWAPKKKGDNRHPNDIPEEERDYYLERKYPSFGNLAPRDIASRAAKEQCDDGRGVGPGGRGVNLDFSAAIKRVGEHTIRERYGNLFEMYEKITDENAYKQPMRMYPAPHYSMGGLWVDYNCESNVPGLFVLGEANFSVHGANRLGASALMQGLADGYFVIPYTIANYLAKTKPGTVSADHPECKKSVEDVKAYNNRLLNINGKKTVSEFHRELGKIMWENVGMARSEESLKDAIKRIPVLREEFWNNVKVTGKGEELNQQLENAGRVADFLEFGELMAKDALHRNESCGGHFRVEHQMPDGEAKRDDENYCYVGAWEFKGVDKEPELHKEPLTFENVHLAVRSYK; this is encoded by the coding sequence GTGATACTCGACGGAAAATGTCCGAAAGGACCGATTCAGACCTCGTGGGACAGGCACCGCTTCGATCTGAAGCTGGTTAACCCCGCCAACAAGCGTAAGTACAAGGTTCTCGTTGTCGGCACCGGCCTGGCCGGTGGCGCAGCCGCAGCCTCCCTGGGTGAGCTCGGCTACAACGTCGAAGCCTTCTGCTATCAGGACAGCGCACGCCGCGCCCACTCCATCGCAGCGCAGGGCGGCATCAACGCAGCGAAAAACTACCCCAACGACGGCGACAGCATCTACCGTCTGTTCTACGACACCATCAAGGGCGGCGACTTCCGTGCCCGCGAGGCGGACGTGTGGCGTCTGGCCCAGGTGTCCAACAACATCATCGACCAGTGCGTGGCCCAGGGCGTTCCGTTCGCCCGCGACTACGCAGGCTACCTGGACAACCGCTCCTTCGGCGGCGCCCAGGTTTCCCGTACCTTCTACGCCCGCGGCCAAACGGGTCAGCAGCTCCTTCTGGGCGCTTACTCGGCTCTGTCCCGCCAGGTGAAAGCCGGCACCGTCAAGCTCTTCGCCCGCACCGAGATGCTGGACCTCGTGGTGGTCGACGGCGAGGCCAAAGGCATCACCGTGCGCGACCTGATCACCGGTGAGATCCGCACCCATGTGGGTGACGCGGTTGTCCTTGCTACCGGCGGCTACGTGAACGTCTTCTACCTCTCCACCAACGCGATGGGCTGCTCGGTCACCGCGAACTGGCGTGCCCACAAAAAAGGCGCCTTCTTCGCGAACCCCTGCTACACCCAGATCCACCCGACCTGCATCCCGCAGTCCGGCGACCACCAGTCGAAACTGACCCTCATGTCCGAGTCCCTCAGAAACGACGGCCGCTGCTGGGCACCGAAGAAAAAGGGCGACAACCGTCACCCCAACGACATCCCGGAAGAAGAGCGCGACTACTACCTGGAGCGTAAGTACCCCTCCTTCGGTAACCTCGCTCCCCGCGACATCGCCTCCCGCGCAGCCAAAGAGCAGTGCGACGACGGCCGCGGCGTCGGCCCCGGCGGCCGCGGTGTGAACCTCGACTTCTCCGCCGCCATCAAGCGCGTGGGCGAGCACACCATCCGCGAGCGCTACGGCAACCTCTTCGAGATGTACGAGAAGATCACCGACGAGAACGCGTACAAACAGCCGATGCGCATGTACCCGGCACCGCACTACTCCATGGGCGGCCTCTGGGTCGACTACAACTGCGAGAGCAACGTCCCGGGCCTCTTCGTCCTGGGCGAGGCAAACTTCTCCGTTCACGGCGCGAACCGCCTCGGTGCTTCCGCGCTGATGCAGGGTCTGGCCGACGGCTACTTCGTTATCCCCTACACCATCGCCAACTACCTGGCCAAGACCAAGCCGGGCACCGTCAGCGCCGACCACCCCGAGTGCAAGAAGTCGGTCGAGGACGTCAAGGCCTACAACAACCGCCTCCTGAACATCAACGGCAAGAAGACCGTGTCCGAGTTCCACCGCGAACTGGGCAAGATCATGTGGGAAAACGTTGGCATGGCGAGGAGCGAAGAGAGCCTCAAGGACGCCATCAAGCGTATCCCGGTCCTGCGCGAGGAGTTCTGGAACAACGTCAAGGTCACCGGCAAAGGCGAGGAGCTCAACCAGCAGCTCGAGAACGCCGGCCGCGTGGCGGACTTCCTCGAGTTCGGCGAGCTGATGGCGAAGGACGCCCTGCACAGGAACGAGTCCTGCGGCGGCCACTTCCGCGTCGAG
- a CDS encoding c-type cytochrome: MIRTRERFIVAAMALALFSGCSKHEEAQAPAPKQSPARLELFGEELFNERCRDCHIVKDKGGVVGPELSHVGSKRDRRFLEQVIREPAKVYPGTAMPPYDTFSKKQIDSLVDYLSGLK, translated from the coding sequence GTGATCCGCACCCGAGAACGCTTCATAGTCGCAGCAATGGCCTTGGCGCTCTTTTCCGGCTGTTCCAAGCACGAGGAGGCGCAGGCACCGGCACCGAAGCAGTCACCGGCCCGGCTGGAACTTTTCGGCGAGGAACTCTTCAACGAGCGCTGCCGCGACTGTCACATCGTCAAGGACAAGGGGGGCGTGGTCGGCCCCGAACTGTCGCACGTCGGGAGCAAGAGGGACCGGCGTTTCCTGGAGCAGGTGATCCGCGAGCCGGCGAAGGTCTACCCCGGCACCGCCATGCCCCCCTACGACACCTTCTCGAAGAAGCAGATCGACTCCCTGGTCGACTACCTGAGCGGGCTTAAATAG